In the Anolis sagrei isolate rAnoSag1 chromosome 1, rAnoSag1.mat, whole genome shotgun sequence genome, TTATAGGACTATAactctccaccaccaccaccaccaccaccaccaccaccattattagCATAGCCAACAGAGAGGCATGGTGGCAACTGCAGTCCAGAAATATCTGGGTGACTGCATTTTGCTCACCTTTTCTCTAAAGACTGAGTTGGGAGGGATATTGTGGTGTTATCCTAATTTAGAGGTGAATTACTTTTGCACTTGACCCATAGGGTTAGAAGGGTATTGCTCCTATTATATGGGGCTCCAAGACATACCTGTATACCACAAACTGGTTCAGTGGCTGTTCATTTCCTTACACAAGGGAATCTTAGCAATGATGCTTCTGTGAAGTTAAGAGCATGATTAGTCTAGCTaaaaatttatatatatgtaatagTAGCTAAATTCACATATTAGCTTCTCTCTCAGAAGTCTATATGTTGTAGTTTTATTGTACTATGCCTTTTTAGATGTGTCAACCCCATTGTGCCTCTTCACTCTCCAAAGTAAAATTGGGACAACCTTGGGTGTGGATTAACAATCCCAGATTCCTTGTGTACAGCAATCCAATTATGCTGTAACAACCTGACCACCTACTTAGATAGGACACATTCTTCTTATTTTTACTATCTCTGAGTCCACCATTGTCGTAGACAATGTGTGCCAGCATTTTACTAGACAATGTGTTTTTGTGGGGTGAGCTGGTCCTGCAGATCATGCCTCACTATTGATGGTGGATAGTATGTTGATGTGCATTAGAATCCAACAATTTTAGGTGGTCCCCATTGCTGCATTATAAGGATGGATCCAGGGACAAACAGTGGGGCTCTTCTCatgttcactttgctttcccaTAGATACTGCTGCCATTCTTGGGGATCTGGTTTGTCTATGGGATTCTGAGATCTGTTCCAACATCATGGGAGATGCTACATCTTTCCGCACACCACCTGACCTTCACCAACAGCACCTTGCAGTCCCCATGGATCAAGATTCCTTATCCAGGCATGTATATTTTATtcagtcaaaaaacaaaaacacaaaaatcaCCAGAAACATAAAATGTCACAATGTTAAAACTGcgatataaaattacaaataCAGGTTGAACATGCCTGCTCCGGATTTCCAAAACACTGAATGAATGAGATAGTCATAGCTTTACTTTCTTATAGTTCAATGTATGCAaaccttgtttcatgcacaaagttattacaaatattttgtaaaattactttcaggtatATAAAGTATACATGACACATAAAAATGTTGTATTAGAATTTGGGTACCATCTACAAGATATCTCATCGTATACATGTGTATAGGTACATCGAGatattcaaaatctgaaaaaaaccaaaacacttccATTCCCAATCATTTCAGATAAGGGTTACTCAACCTATAGTGTGTGCAAGTGTGTTGAGTATATATGTAGCTACATAGAAATATCATGCATCCTCAACAAGTTCAGTCCTCCTATTTTACTgttcatctttttcttttttaggaGAGCAGGGCTGGCCAACACTTAGCACCCGTGCAGCGGGCATTGGTGTTGCCATGGGTATCATTGCAAGTGTGAACTCTGTTGGTTGCTATTTGCTATGCAGTAAAGCCCTAAGGCTTCCAGTCCCACCACAACATGCATGTAACAGAGGACTCTGTGCAGAAGGGGTTGGCAGTCTTCTGTCTGCTGTACTTGGGAGTGTTTCTGGAACTGGATCCAGCATGTCCAATACTTGTGCTGCCCGTCTGACCAAGGTAAGGAATTAGGTTGGGCCCTGGGCATTTTCTTTTGTGGAGGCACAAGTAGATGCTGAGAGAGATTTCTCAGGGGAACCAGTAGGTAGTGCTTCACAAAGGAAAATTAGGCTATCATCTCCAGCTTTAGGCATTACCTTCACCTTTGCTGTCCATCATTAATGCACGAAGCTGCCTTTTAGAAAGCCCGTCAGGTGATTTGTCTATTTTAATAACAAAGCTCAAGAAAGTTACATTTTGCAGTATAACTTCCAGAATCTCTCTAGCAGCTTTAGGGAGCAAAAACAAATAATCTATTCTCTGCCTGCTACTTACTACTCTGACTGGAAGCAGCTTCATTGGGATGCTATAAAAGTGAACatgttggaaatgcaaaattCAAGAAGAagctttttatcatatgtggtggatgTGTGTAGCATTATTGGAAGCAGATTCAGTTGCTGAttcaagatattttaaaaaatagaatgcaGTTAAAACCAGATCAAGGAATTGATCTATAAAGTGCTACATTATAGGATTTTGGCAGCAATGCTCAGATATGGAAAAAATATGGAGGAATCCACAAAAGAAGATTGGATTTGAAAGATATTTTAAATGGCAGAAATGGATAAACTATCAACTTTGTTTAGAGACAATAATAAAACcagagaattggaagaaaccagaAGGACCactcagtccaacccccaccCACACAGAGAATTATTTGGACAACTTTGTAAACAACtggtaactttaaaaaaaaataaagaagaaagataaCACCTGTGGGGTTTTTACTATTAGTTTTTTGTATGATTTTAGGTAGAAGTTTAAATACCTCTTAAATAGATATAAGAAAGTGAATGTTATTTGTCTGTTTTGGTTTGGAGAGCAGAAAGtcaacttttaatttttttatttgtggGTTTTGATGGAGGGATAGAGTAATATTTAACTTGCTTTctgctttttctgttttgttttgtgcatGCTATATTAAAGATGTGATTTTTAATAGTAAAGATGTGCAAGTTCATTTTTCATCCTTATTTTTTTTAGCAATTTGATAAAAACTGAAGTTTTCATGTTTGTTACACATGGAGAGGAAGTTACAGGTGGTGCTGCTGAGGACATACTATATATACTTGGGTATAAGctttttttttaggctgaaaaggcccccctcggcttatacatgagtcaaggttatttattattgtactatactctgttgttgttgttgttgttgttgttgttgttgttgttgctgctgctgctgctgctgctgctgctgctattattattattacatttattattttactctatttattattatttcatttacattattttactctattcctgttgttattattacatttattatgttactctctttattataattggaaggatatataagcacatttatattgaagaagattagaataatggtttaattagaTTTGGAcactcttattttaaattacagttttatgtaaatattcagaaacatttaacctactgatgcctcaatgtgattttattgatatctatttttatttttaaatgtaccagtagctgctgcatttcccacccttggcttgtactcgagtcaatatgttgacccagtttttgtggtaaaattaggtgccttgactTACATTAGGGTCGGCTTATACCTGAGTATATGCGGTAACTAGCCAAGGCTTGTATTGAGCAATTGTTCATGAAATTTTATGGTGAAACACAGACGGCGATGCCCCAAATTTGACTCACTAGAAGGAATAATATTACAGAAAAGCTTTCTGGACCTTACTTGCTTATAAGTTGCAATAGTAACATGAATTGTCTTTTCAAGGGAAGGTGAAAGTGAAGCAGATTGTTACCATTGACAGACCAATATCATCTTCATTATGTCCAAAATGAAAGATTTCCTAAAGGAAATAAATTatactgagatttttttttcctctccaGACGAATGTCCATCCTGTATCtgtatgttttgtttatttttcatttttctcaCTCTCTATTAGCAACCTCTTTTTCACACTGTGCGCAAAGCAGGGAACCTTGAGCAGTGAACATACATGTGGGAACTAAAGATTATCTTGGACAGGTAGTGCTGTGTTTTGCCAGGGCAACATCTCACACCCCATTTCCCTTATTCAGACTACTTCATCTCGCTCAGTGTGGCTTGCTGCATTGGCGTGTGTGCTCTTGGGCCTGTCTCCCAGGCTCATGGGACTGCTGACCACTATTCCTCTGGGAATTCATGGTAATAAatacttctttctcttcctttcttatcCACATCTCTGCTGGTACATCTACAAATTGTTTTATAATATATGTGGGAGAGATGTTTGTGTATAATTCGAAGAACAAGCTATGAGCAGTTATGAaatatcttcctgcctggcctaATCACTCAACTGCCCTCTGAACACAGTCAGATCATCATATCCACAAAATCCACCTTTCGTGGATTCAACCATCATGGcttgaaaaaaaattctaaaaatttCCAAAGTaaattttgattttgccatttaatataaAGGGCATCATTTCATTTTGCTGTTGTATAGAGTGGAATCTGATTATCTATGAAGTTTGATATCCATGGTGAGTCCTGAAACCAAACTCTGATGGATACCAAGGCCCACTGTATGAGTGAATTTCCTGAATGTCTTGGGGTGCAaccagactgtagaattaatgcagtttgacaccactttaactgctgaggctcttttttactttgtttttccttcctaacCTCAGGAGGAGTGCTCTGCGTGACATACAGTGTGGCTGTGGGCACCGGCATCTCCTATTTCCAATACACAGACATTGACTCTGGCAGGAACATCTTCATTGTGGGCTTCACCATGTTCATGGGACTGCTGGTTCCAAGGTGGCTCTTTGCTGCACCAGGGTCACTGCGCACAGGTGCTGAGAATGGGAACTCTGCGTGCACAGGGTTGAGGATGTAGGACAAACAGCTCTAGTTATTAGGATGTGCAGACACAGCACTTGCCTCTACATCAAATGACATCTATGAATGTCAAGAATAGTCTCTTTTCATTCATGCATAGTTTTGGAAATCCCTCTGTAAGGCAACTGCTGGGCAACGTTGAATAATCCTTTATATTTTGCAAGCCTTTTACCTTAAGTTTTGTATCTTTCATCATATAAGTGGCAGCTGTTTGAATAGCCACAGTGTGATTTATTTCTTGGATTCTTCTGATCGGTTAGTGTAAGTGCTTTGTTTTCATTATTAACCCTGATTCCTATCTGTGATATTGTTTCTTCTGTTTCTATTATTTGACATTTTAATGTGACACCTCTTCTTAAACAGTAAAATGTTCTGGTCATTCGCAATGGGAAGATGTACTTTTTAAAGATAAATACATGCAGGAAGCCATATATTCAGTATTTCTAATGGATTAGTCCCTATCATACAGATTAGTGTGTGATAAACCAAGTACACACAGGCTTTATGAATAGTACTAGTATTTtgcagaaatatattttctctGAAGTTCTGTTgaatttctgggttgctgtgagttttctgggctgtatgaccatgtcccagaagcattctatcctgacattttgcccaaatctatggcaggtatcctcagagattgtgaggtttgttggagactaggcaagtggggtttatatacctgtggaatgtccagggtgggagaaaaaactcttgttgcaattggccagcttgattagcatttaatggacttgcagcttcaaagcctgcctgcttcctgcctggaggaatcctttgttagcaggccctgattgattattgtctggaattcccctgggtttttttttttgttttttttttttagtgttgctgcttatttgctgtcctgatttacTAAAGGGCATGTTATATATGATGGATCATATAATGACATTTTAAAGACAACCGGTATGTTTTCTTCACAGGTTGCATCCCTGTggatctctttctcctttctctgctGATGGACCCTACCTTTATAACTgggttcctttccttcttcttagaGAACACAGTCTCAGGTAAAGATGTAGCAAGAGGCTGCCCCCACAGCTCCCCTTGAGTATCTGCAGTGGACCTTTGGTGGTGGTGGTCTTATTACtgtcattaatattattaattacattTCAACATCAAGTCAGAATAATCAATATATGATAGACCTCAACGTgtaacatttattattgttgtcacaTTAATATTGGATATCATAGAGTGATTGAGACACATTTGGGACAGTCACTATGATAGAAATTGTTTCAGTTTGAATTGATTAGCAGTGACAATAGTTAGGATTGTAATACTCTTTTGGAAAAAGAGTATCTGGAGAACGTACCCACTAGTTTTGCATTTATATGGCTATTATTCACACGTACAGTCTGCTTACAAAGGAATTGCTGGGTGCTTTACTCCATGCATCTGAGAAAGTTGACTTAATCCATGAATGCTTATGCTATCAGCTTCATACcttcagtctcaaaggtgctacaagatgccTTTATATAAAGTATGTGAatgcaatacattttaaaataacggTTCAAAATCCTGTGTTCCACAGAGTATGGCTATTCTAAGCTGGTCTGTCATTATTTTGAAGGCACCCTGCAGGAACGTGGACTGCTCAACCACTCATCCTCATGCAAAGAGGAGGCTGGAGAGAATTTCCTGCCACAGAGACAGAAGGGCTTTGCACAAGGATACGAGCTGCCTCTAGTTCTGCAACGATGTCTATCGCATCCATGGTGCAAAGGCTTTCCTTTGTGTTTTCTCTGTCCCctggagaaggaaaagggggaggttGTGAACAGTTACCCACTGGATGAAATGCACCGTTCTGAAGGTGAAACCACAGATTTTCTACTGAGACAGGAAACAGTGAAGCTTGAGTCAGAACTGCACTCGGAATTAGAGCAAGAGAGTGGCATGATGCAAGACAGTTTGGAAAACCATAGATGTGGCAAACCAGCAGCTCATGAAATGCGCCCCCTGTGCTGATCTTGAAGAGTGTCCTTGCTTTGAAAGAAACAATATGCAAGGACTAGTACTCAGAAATCTGTTAAGTTTGGCTTTATAGACAATAATGGAGAAAAAACTGAAGTCCAGTCCATGGGGAAAGAAACACTCCATTAGATCAGAGTCATGGCATACCCATGTGTCTAAAAAGGTCTGTCAGCATTACCTCTTtgggtttattttttttccttttgcctcTTCTGCTTGTGGGAATGGACCTGTGCCAGAGCATGTGGTCTCAGTTCTGAAGGCAAATGACTCATCTGTACTAGGACACActagggcagagctttccaaacatttcatgttggtgacacaccagTTTTATGTATGGATCATTTCAAGACACATTAATTCAAACCGGAAATTAAATAAGCCCCAAacacaaatattattataataaaatgtatagggacacaacatatctcatgaaaatctttcatttactttttaaaacaatatgaTTTATTGCCTCTTTTACATAGACTCAAAGGTTTCTTATTATGTTCATGCATCACACACACTGCAGCCGACACACTAATGTGTcgcaacacagtttggaaaggttTGCACTAGTTTTCAGGATGGAATGAATTTTTATTTTCTGTACTTAAGCCCTATCATGTCACAAACTTAAATACAAGGGAAGAATCTTCCCACCCTATCTCGCAGTCTTGAGtcagagccgtcgcaaactaggttcctgcaggagaaaaccttgctagcaagtccctgacgtcatgagcctgcgcctctctccccgcccctttctccgcccctttctctttgccagcgtggtttttcctttgctagggcagcattgcccgcattttctctcagttgaattctgccaactgagagaaaatgcgggcaatgctgccctagcaaaggaaaaaccacgctggcaaagagaaaggggcggagaaaggggcggggcgagaggcggagtctcgtgacgtcagggacatgctagcaaggttttctcccgcaggaacagagtttgcgacgggcctataGGTCACCGTTTCATTGCTTGCTTATCAATAAGAGAACCTCTGTCAGTTCTCTTTAGGATCTAACTTTAGGTGATCACAACCAAAGGTTTAAATGTTACTTTTCCCACAAGGCACAGAAGGTCCACTGAATAGCCTTTCATTGCTTTTTATCTTGTTTTAGCAAAGTTTTGGATGGGCAGCTTCTGGCCTCTATATGTTGTTGGGTTACAGCTCTCATCAGTCCCATCCTACACAGCCAACAATGAATGTGTTGGGAGTTACAACCCAGCACAACACACAGAGGTCCATAAGTTGCCCACACTGCATATAGCTTATTTCATGAACCCTAGCCATACAGGAAGAGACAAGGCATTCTGCCCATCCACTTTCtcaatactggagggattttctttctttttaaaaatggtttttatTGAAGGTTTTTTGGACTAGGAATACATCAAGAGGAATTGTCATTATGAAATCCCCTTAAACAGGACAAGTAAGTTGAAAACTGAACTTTTGCTTGCAAACCATGCTCTGTGTCACCAAACTCCCTTGACTTGTGAAAAGGCAGAAAAAACGTTTGGCTTTGGTGGAAGAACTTTTGGCTGTAATGGAAAGGGCTTGGGTAACTTGTTTTTCTCTCAGTACCCTGGATAGTCATATGAATAAAGTTAATCAGTAAGCCATTAAATACACACAGGATGGAATAAGCCTGTACTCACAAATACAAATTTGGCTCACAATAGATTtgcttacaacagtggttctcaacctgtgagtacccagatgctttggccttcaacttacagctggtaaactggttgggatatctgggagttgtaggccaaaacacctggggacccacaggttgagaaccactgacttacaaGTTTCCAATATGCTGGCTTAGTTCCATCTTCACGGGAGGACCATAACTTAAGTCTTATCCTTAGATCACCCTGCAGGCCTAACTGAATTATGATGCATTActacagagaaaaagaaaacatgcacaTTTTCCCTGTGGAATTTCCAGTGGAAAAATGCTAGAagaaattatgtttttaaattgtttgtttcattatttcattttattgcatGGTAGGATGgtctacaaaaataaaaaataaagacatgAAAGGAAACAATAAGTAACTATTTCTTATATTGTAAACCAGAAAGACTTGCTAAAAACATTACAGCTTCAAATGGatacagccaggcatgtagccgaaggggcggggggcttgaggggcttcagccccccccccccccgaaattctcatggtggccttactggtgcattatttaaactgttatgtttattcatatcatgatctgatcactatactcaatatatcccatatgcatgggggtattggggtaatgatacataaggtttgctaggctagaccctctttcactcagactcagccccctcccccccaaacctcagccccccgaccccccccccccgaaacaaaatcctggctacgggcctggatacaGCTTCAAATGATTAAGATGCCTGAGCTTCATCTTAACATCTGTTCTACATCCTGTATAGTCATGTGGTCTTCATTTACAATATATAAGATGAGGGTGATGCAGAGAAGTATGACTCACGCAGGCTTCTCTGCCGTGTACAAATGTAATTTGCCATATGATCTACAGTAACTGGTTGGTTCACAATATTTGGAAAGAGCACATTACAAGTAAggtaattgttgttcattcgttcagtcgtctccaaccgtgacctcatggaccagcccacgccagagctccctgtcggctgtcaccacccccagctccttcaaggtcagtccagtcacttcaaggatgccatccatccatcttgcccttggtcggcccctcttccttttgccttcaactttccccagcataattgtcttctctaggctttgctgtctcctcatgatgttgccaaagtacttcaactttgtctctagtatccttccttccagtgagcagccgggctttatttcctggaggatggactggttggatcttctcgcagtccaaggcactctcagaactttcctccaacaccacagctcaaaagcatcgatcttccttcgctcagccttccctaaggtccagctctcacatccgtaggtgactacagggaataccatggctttgactaggcggatctttgttgccagtctgatgtctctactctttactattttatcgagactggacattgctctcctcccaagaagtaagcgtcttctgatttcctggctacagtctgcatctgcagtaatctttgcgcctagaaatacaaagtctgtcacggcctccacattttctccctctattttccagttgtcaatcattcttgttgccatgatcttggttttttttatgtttagctgcaacccagcttttgcgctttcttctttcaccttgattagaaggctcctcagctcctcctcgctttcggccatcagagtggtgtcatctgcatatctgaggttgctaatgtttcttccagcaattttcaccccagctttgcattcatcaagccccgcacattgcatgatgtgttctgcatacaagttaaaaaggttgggtgagagtatgcagccttgccgtacgcctttcccaatcttgaatcagtctgttgttccgtggttagttctgactgttgctccttggtccttgtacagattcctcaggagagagacaaggtggcttgggatgcccatcccaccaagaacttgccacaatttattatgatccacacagtcaaaggctttagaatagtcaatgaagcagaagtagatgtttttctgaaactccctgcctttctccattatccagcggatattggcaatctggtctctcgttcctctgccttttctaaacccagcttgaacatctggcaaccctCGCTCCATTtactgctggagtcttccttgcaggatcttgagcattaccttactggcatgagaaataagggccactgtacggaagttggagcagtcttttgcatttcccttttttggtatggggatgtaagttgattttttccagtctgatggccattcttgtgttttccatatttgctggcatatggcatgcatcaccttgacagcatcatcttttaagattttaaacagttcagctgggatcccatcgtctcctgctgccttgttgttagcaatgcttcttaaggcccattcaacctcactcctcaggatgtctggttctaattcattcaccacaccgtcaaagctatcctcgatattgttatccttcctatacagatcttctgtatagtctccccaccttctcttgatctcttcagcttctgttaggtccctgccatctttgtttcttataccattttttgcctgaaatttacctccaatgtttctaattttctggaagaggtcttgtGTTCTTCCTactctgttgtcttcttccacttccatgcattgcttgtttaaaaatagttccttatctcttctggctaacctctggaattgtgcatttaactgggcatatctccccttatccctgtttccttttgctttcctcctttcttgggctacttccagtgtctcagcagacaaccattttgccttcttggttttctttttctttgggacatactttgttgccgcctcctgaacaatgtcgcggacttctgtccatagttcttctgggactctgtttactaaatctagtccttcaaatctgttcttcacttccactgtatattcgctaggaatgttagtgagatcatatctaactggtctgtgtattttccctgatctctttagttttattctaaattgagcaataagaagttcatgatctgagctacagtcagccccaggtcttgttttcaccgactggatggatttccgccacctttggctgcaaaggatgtagtcaatctgatttcggtgctgaccatctggtgaagtccatgtataaagccgtcttttaggttgttggaagagagtgtttgttatacacagcgagttttcctggcaaaattctatcagcctgcttcccgcttcattttgttctcccagaccatgcttgcctgtgatcccagttgtcatttgacttcccaccttggcattccagtctcctgtaatgaaaataatgtctctttttggtgtattatccaggaGGTcttgcagatcctcatagaactgatctacttctgcttcttcagcagctgtggttggggtgtatatttggatcactgtgatgttgaaaggctttccttgcactcgaattgagatcattctgtcattttttgggttgtatccaagcactgctttagcgaatttcttattaattatgaaggctactccatttctttgatgttcctcttgtccgcagtagtagatctggtggtcatctgatgtgaagtggcccattccagtccatttcagttcgctgacccccagaatgtctatctttagtcttgacatctcgccaataacaacatccaatttgccctggctcatagatcttaca is a window encoding:
- the SLC23A3 gene encoding solute carrier family 23 member 3; translated protein: MNKTSRSSQSILPQGYADPKMPSWPLSCLLALQHLLVQVSFLCIIYFLFITNLPREKMNGIPSWDELLARNLFACGIATALQCGLGSRLPLIQAPSFEFLIPAMALIQHVVPSLQSKGNSTEATEICIGLHCENTGNWHWLFCEISGAVLVSALVQVVLGLSGACGWIVHRCGPMVLAPSLSIIGLSAYRPAALLCSENWGVALLLVLLSVLLSQHLASCHLPLCQWTPARGFSVRLRVPALHMFSILLPFLGIWFVYGILRSVPTSWEMLHLSAHHLTFTNSTLQSPWIKIPYPGEQGWPTLSTRAAGIGVAMGIIASVNSVGCYLLCSKALRLPVPPQHACNRGLCAEGVGSLLSAVLGSVSGTGSSMSNTCAARLTKTTSSRSVWLAALACVLLGLSPRLMGLLTTIPLGIHGGVLCVTYSVAVGTGISYFQYTDIDSGRNIFIVGFTMFMGLLVPRWLFAAPGSLRTGCIPVDLFLLSLLMDPTFITGFLSFFLENTVSGTLQERGLLNHSSSCKEEAGENFLPQRQKGFAQGYELPLVLQRCLSHPWCKGFPLCFLCPLEKEKGEVVNSYPLDEMHRSEGETTDFLLRQETVKLESELHSELEQESGMMQDSLENHRCGKPAAHEMRPLC